A region from the Thermoplasmatales archaeon genome encodes:
- a CDS encoding radical SAM protein: MINRELAETVRKLMPDLKSNRDPDRPVSIWKEVDRIRGFPEQTTVVIFRTTGCSWYNFSSCSMCGYFNDVSKSINEENLMKQVDFLSDSLSGSKVVKVFTSGSFLDPIEIPLGVRDYFFQSIKEKVDKALIESRTEYITVKNLTDLKSTNIPVRIAVGLESANDNIIRNSVNKGSTFAKFLDAASVIRKMDLELRTYLLLKPPFISEKDAIADAIESVRKVSRISTDVSVNPMNIQKNTLVEKLWKRGLYRPPRLWSLAKVLIESSKFGTEVLSYPTGGNRDRGVHNDKLDQKLLDLIVESSLKQDFSELADYYNAADLSSYLNTLELEATNFFQPDFEKLLGRTSSASMYV, encoded by the coding sequence ATGATAAACAGGGAACTTGCCGAGACAGTTAGGAAACTCATGCCAGATTTGAAATCAAACCGCGATCCCGATAGGCCGGTATCAATATGGAAGGAAGTGGACAGGATACGTGGCTTTCCTGAGCAGACAACGGTTGTGATATTCAGGACCACGGGCTGTTCCTGGTATAATTTCAGCTCCTGTTCAATGTGCGGCTATTTCAATGATGTGTCGAAAAGCATAAACGAAGAGAACCTGATGAAACAGGTAGATTTCCTTTCCGATTCGCTTTCGGGATCAAAGGTGGTCAAAGTGTTCACTTCCGGAAGTTTCCTTGATCCTATTGAAATTCCTCTTGGCGTCAGGGATTATTTCTTCCAGTCCATAAAGGAAAAGGTGGATAAAGCCCTTATTGAGTCTAGAACCGAGTATATCACTGTCAAAAACCTCACGGATTTAAAGTCCACAAATATTCCGGTAAGGATAGCCGTTGGACTTGAAAGCGCAAATGACAACATAATACGCAATTCAGTCAACAAAGGAAGCACATTTGCAAAATTCCTCGATGCAGCGTCCGTGATCAGGAAAATGGATCTTGAACTGAGGACTTATCTACTTCTTAAACCTCCGTTTATTTCCGAGAAAGACGCCATAGCAGATGCTATTGAATCTGTAAGGAAGGTAAGCAGGATCTCAACAGATGTATCCGTGAACCCGATGAACATCCAGAAAAACACACTAGTGGAGAAACTGTGGAAAAGAGGGCTGTACCGTCCACCACGTCTCTGGAGCCTGGCAAAAGTCCTGATTGAATCGTCAAAATTCGGCACAGAAGTACTGTCTTACCCGACGGGCGGAAACAGGGACAGAGGAGTCCATAACGACAAATTAGACCAGAAACTGCTTGACCTTATAGTAGAATCGTCGCTTAAGCAGGATTTCAGCGAACTTGCGGATTATTACAATGCAGCGGATCTGTCCAGCTACCTGAACACACTCGAACTCGAAGCCACAAACTTCTTTCAGCCGGACTTTGAAAAGCTTCTTGGCAGGACTTCCTCCGCTTCGATGTATGTCTGA
- a CDS encoding thiamine monophosphate kinase — protein MTPKLNELGEREIISRLRRTFRFDSPQDDCALINDGNNYLMVTTDSINFRTHIPSGTPPDLAGSYFAALNLSDIAAMAGKPIEFLTAYSLNPDTEYDMLEKFESGMVKVLKEYNCDFAGGDLKEGEGLTMTGIALGRQKKQLTRKRSDLAPDQVIGVTNTLGRSAAGYVLYSHNLRKRAAIRMMLDIKPRIREAQIISEHGGKFMMDLSDGVASSMRQMKRDYGIGFRVVQDEIPVHTEVRKAIELSGIPELEFTLGFGGDYELFFSVENGNYPDFKAAMESEKINVSFIGDAWKGDNIIYNGSEWNPLQLNGYEHFRKNNLVH, from the coding sequence ATGACACCTAAACTGAACGAACTTGGTGAACGCGAGATCATAAGCAGGCTGCGCAGAACATTCAGGTTTGATTCTCCGCAGGACGATTGTGCGCTTATCAACGATGGCAATAACTACCTCATGGTCACCACTGACAGCATAAATTTCAGGACACACATACCATCGGGCACGCCACCGGATCTGGCCGGATCATATTTTGCTGCCCTGAACCTCAGCGACATAGCTGCGATGGCCGGTAAACCGATTGAATTCCTGACTGCATATTCTCTCAACCCTGACACGGAATACGACATGCTGGAAAAGTTTGAATCCGGTATGGTGAAAGTATTGAAGGAGTATAATTGTGATTTCGCAGGGGGAGATCTGAAGGAAGGTGAGGGGCTTACCATGACAGGAATAGCCCTCGGAAGGCAGAAAAAACAGCTGACAAGGAAGAGGTCAGACCTTGCACCGGATCAGGTGATAGGCGTTACAAACACGCTTGGACGATCGGCGGCAGGTTATGTTCTGTACTCTCACAACCTGCGGAAACGGGCTGCCATACGGATGATGCTCGACATAAAACCAAGGATCAGGGAAGCCCAGATTATCAGCGAACATGGTGGAAAATTCATGATGGACCTTTCCGATGGAGTAGCGTCCTCAATGCGGCAGATGAAGCGTGACTATGGCATTGGTTTCAGGGTTGTGCAGGATGAGATACCGGTGCACACAGAGGTAAGGAAGGCAATTGAGCTTTCCGGGATTCCTGAACTTGAGTTCACGCTGGGATTCGGCGGAGACTATGAACTGTTTTTTTCTGTTGAAAATGGGAATTACCCGGATTTCAAGGCTGCAATGGAGTCCGAGAAAATAAACGTGAGTTTCATAGGCGATGCCTGGAAGGGGGATAATATAATATATAACGGGTCGGAGTGGAATCCTCTCCAACTGAATGGATATGAACACTTCAGGAAAAATAACCTCGTACACTGA